The DNA window TCCAACCGTCCAAGCAAGTAATCCAGAAGAAAGAAGACAAGTGTTTGATTTGATGGGGCagtctttttcattttattttctctattgtttgtaaaaatttgataaaaaaaaaagtcctcaTTCACAATATATTCAATTTGGggacatatttttaatttagaaaaaataaattgagatGATAATAGTTATTGTGGATATTCTTAAATTAAAAAGGATCGCGAAAGGAATTTCGAGGATGTCAAGAAAAACATTTCCACAAACAAAAGGACGAACATTAACGACGAGTTATGGGGGAGAGGGGAAGTGGAGCGGAGGGAGTCGCGACGTCTTACAGGGCGGTGTCGGAGGAAGAACTGAGGGATGTGGCGATGAATAAGAGGGAGTTTGAGAAGCAAATGGAGATCAAACACCACAATGTGGTCGCCCGCCTTAGAGGACGATAAGTTGCTCTTCTACTATTTGATTCGTCGTCTTCATCGCGGGAAGTTTATCTGCTCTACTACGTGGTACGAATTTCAAGTTCCCCTTCGCTTTCATTCATCTAATTATTAAATTCTTGACATTTTCATTGCCTGTGTTTTTGAGgttaaaattaactttcttaCACGTTTgtgtattattatttaattttttttgttgttgattacCACTTGTGCCACGAAGTACTCTGGCAATATTCTCATGATTAACCATGATAAGACTGATAAATAACATGAAAATTGATCAGAAATATTATTACTATCatttcttgaaaagttatttaTGCCGGGGAGACGATGATACATCGTATGAATCCTTTTGAACAAGGATGTTGATTATTAAATCACAAAGAAATTTGAGCAAAAACCAAAATGAGGGGGAAAGGAAAGCACAACACAACACTGGTGCACAAAATAGCCCTAAATCAGAGAGACTAATTTCTCAAGACTTTGGGGCAAGACCGGTCTTGAGAGCTTGAATAGTTTTCTCATCAGTTTTAAAAGACTTGGCCAAGATATTGTCATCAATATTGCTGAGGAATAGGGTGGCAGGAAGTGAGACAGTCCCCGCACTTGCGCTTCCAAAGGCAGAAATTGCTGTAGCAGGGTTCTTTGAATCAGCATTGTATTGGAAGTGAACCAATCCCTTTGGGAATATAAACATGTCACCAGTTTGTAGCGTTTGAGTGTAGAGCTTGTTTGTTGTGTCAACAAATCCCACTTCAAGAGAACCTATTACGACGAAAAGTAGCTCAGCGGCACGAGGATGGGTGTGAGGAGGATTAGTGGCACCAACCGGAAATTGAAGAATAGCGTAGGAAACACTCTGCCCATTAAGAGCTGGGAATTCAGCCATGCTTACTTTTGTCACCTTAaaagttggtggtggtggtgaagtaATAAGGCCGCTTTTACGAATGTCAATGTATGTGAAGAAACCTCCATCAATTGTTGTATTTGGCGGAACCAAGAAATCGGAGAGAATATCTGCATCTCCAGCCTTGACCATTTCGACAACGGCAAATGAAGCTACTAGTAGAAGGAAAATTTTGAGGCTTGAAGAATTTGAGGCCATAGCTTATATTGAAGTTGATATGATGTTGAGGGCTGGAGTGAGGTGGTTGGTCTCAAGGAGGGAGCTATTTATAGAGAATGGAACCCTATCGGAAAGGCGAAGGAGGTAGTCGTTCTGGAGGCCTATTGGGTGCACAACTAGAGGAAATAAAAGATGGAGATTACAATGTCTTTCTTATTGAAGTTTCAGTCGTCTTTACATTGTCTTTTGTCTTGTGGGGACTGCCAGACTGTTAACAAGAAGAAGCAGCCATGTATAAGATGTTTAATAAGCAATTAAAACGACATTAAATTATTAACAAGAAGGTTCTATACAACTCATCTCAGAATCGGCTAATGGACTTGCTCATGTTGTTTTTGGTAATTCATGGGCCGCGGTCCGTCTTGATATTAATTTCTTTGGGATTGGGCCTGGGCCTGTTtaggagaagaagaaacaggAAAATGGGAATTGAAAGAAGCACGCGTCACCATTTCAGTTGACTCACGTTCTTGGAGCCAGTTGACATCATCTCCCAATGAATCGCAATCGGAGCCGTTGGTGACATGACCTATGACGTCTCCTCAGTCCCCGAAAAATCAGGACCTCTTATTCTAGAAAGCGTCTCGTCCGCCGATAAGATAGAAGAGCTCACTCAGTTCTTTCCTCTCGTGGAGGGCACGGCCTTCGCGTTCTTTTGACCCGAATAGGGCCCGACCACCATAACATGGACTCCAACGGCCTCACTCGCTTCCGCCACCGCCAATCTCCATCCTCCGAGCGCTTTCTTGGCGCCTTCACACACGCGCCGCCTTCTGAATATCCCTCCACCTCCAATACAATCAGCCACGACTTCAACGAGCTCAGCGAGGACGACATATTCTTCAGCCCGGACTTCTCGGTCTCCTCCCACGCCGAGCATCGTAACCACCGTACCCCTGTCTCTTCGCCTTCCCCTTTCCGCCGCCACCATAGCAAGAACTTTCCCCAGCCTGAATCTTTCGGTATTCTTGCTGCCCTAGCGGAACATGAACCGTCCCTGAAGCTCAAGACCTTCCAAAAAGCCTCCATTTCCTCCTCTGTCTCTGCCTCCGCCTCTACCTCCACCTCCGTTTCCTCCTCCTCGACCTCCTCCTCGCGTTTTATTCCTTCCATCCCTAGACCGCCTCAGGACCGCCTTCCTGTCCTCTCTTCTTCGGCGAAATTCCACCAACACCTGTCAGCCCCGTCGAGCGTGCCGGTGCTTGCTCAGGTGATGAGGAAGCAGAAGGAATTTGATGATATTGACGAtgtggaagaggaggaggaaggagAAATGCTGCCGCCACACGAAATTGTAGCGATGGGGTCTGCGCGGTCGCCATTGCTGGCCTGCTCTGTGCTAGAAGGAGCTGGGAGGACATTGAAAGGAAGAGATCTCAGGCAGGTAAGAAATGCAATATGGCGGCAAACGGGTTTTCTTGATTGAATGTGGGgggtttttgtgcttttaattcttttgttaTTTCATCTCTTCTTGATGTTGTTGACTATGTATGACATTGTTGAAATATCAAGCTCTTTATCTTTGATGACCAAATTGTGCATATGCTGATTGAAACGAGCCAATTCTCTTTTATGTGATT is part of the Tripterygium wilfordii isolate XIE 37 chromosome 7, ASM1340144v1, whole genome shotgun sequence genome and encodes:
- the LOC120001785 gene encoding ubiquitin-like-specific protease 1 codes for the protein MDSNGLTRFRHRQSPSSERFLGAFTHAPPSEYPSTSNTISHDFNELSEDDIFFSPDFSVSSHAEHRNHRTPVSSPSPFRRHHSKNFPQPESFGILAALAEHEPSLKLKTFQKASISSSVSASASTSTSVSSSSTSSSRFIPSIPRPPQDRLPVLSSSAKFHQHLSAPSSVPVLAQVMRKQKEFDDIDDVEEEEEGEMLPPHEIVAMGSARSPLLACSVLEGAGRTLKGRDLRQVRNAIWRQTGFLD
- the LOC120001786 gene encoding germin-like protein 9-3, with amino-acid sequence MASNSSSLKIFLLLVASFAVVEMVKAGDADILSDFLVPPNTTIDGGFFTYIDIRKSGLITSPPPPTFKVTKVSMAEFPALNGQSVSYAILQFPVGATNPPHTHPRAAELLFVVIGSLEVGFVDTTNKLYTQTLQTGDMFIFPKGLVHFQYNADSKNPATAISAFGSASAGTVSLPATLFLSNIDDNILAKSFKTDEKTIQALKTGLAPKS